A portion of the bacterium genome contains these proteins:
- a CDS encoding peptidoglycan bridge formation glycyltransferase FemA/FemB family protein, giving the protein MLKISEVKNQQIWDDFINNHGGHPLQLWGWGELKSRGNWRVCRIFVHQKTEKGEVLAAAQILTQKMPWPLKNFAYIPRGILTISGKPLEREKMLQAVAEYCKTAIKPRPVALSVEPDWEEFPNNLLKKGWIKARNTVLIPRTLILDLTKSTDEILMEMHKNNRQLVKKSAKNCAVRRLATPKEFETAYKIYLETAKRAGFSIHSEKYYQDLRDLMGDNSPVWGAFSEDELIAFSWIAKTKTTAFELYGGSNDKGRDLWANYAIKWAVIQELKEQGVERYDFNGLLNDSISLFKKRFARHENLLAGTFDRPLSKWYPLWSHGLPIGKKIVRSIRKILKKSH; this is encoded by the coding sequence ATGTTAAAGATTTCAGAAGTGAAAAATCAGCAGATTTGGGATGATTTTATCAACAATCACGGCGGACATCCGCTACAACTTTGGGGGTGGGGCGAGTTAAAGTCTCGCGGAAATTGGCGAGTTTGCAGGATTTTTGTCCACCAGAAAACAGAGAAGGGCGAAGTCTTGGCCGCTGCGCAAATTCTAACGCAAAAGATGCCTTGGCCGCTTAAAAATTTCGCTTATATTCCGCGTGGTATCCTAACGATTTCGGGCAAGCCACTCGAGCGAGAAAAAATGCTTCAAGCCGTGGCCGAATACTGTAAAACAGCAATAAAACCGCGACCCGTGGCCTTAAGCGTGGAGCCAGATTGGGAAGAATTTCCAAATAATTTACTTAAAAAAGGTTGGATTAAAGCGCGCAACACTGTGCTAATTCCTCGGACACTTATTTTGGATTTAACCAAATCTACAGATGAAATTTTGATGGAAATGCACAAAAACAACCGCCAACTTGTTAAAAAATCGGCTAAAAATTGTGCAGTTAGAAGGCTCGCCACACCTAAAGAATTCGAGACTGCTTATAAAATCTACCTCGAGACGGCTAAAAGGGCAGGCTTTTCGATTCATTCTGAAAAATATTATCAAGATCTCCGTGATTTGATGGGTGACAATTCGCCAGTCTGGGGTGCTTTCTCAGAAGATGAACTTATAGCCTTTTCTTGGATCGCTAAAACCAAAACTACCGCTTTTGAACTCTACGGTGGAAGCAACGACAAGGGGCGCGATCTTTGGGCTAATTACGCTATAAAATGGGCGGTCATTCAAGAGTTGAAGGAGCAGGGCGTAGAGCGATATGACTTCAATGGACTTCTCAATGATAGCATTTCTCTCTTCAAAAAGCGCTTTGCTCGGCACGAAAATCTGCTCGCAGGCACATTCGACAGACCTCTGTCAAAATGGTATCCTTTGTGGTCGCACGGCCTACCAATAGGTAAAAAAATCGTTCGAAGTATCCGCAAAATCCTCAAAAAATCGCACTAA
- a CDS encoding valine--tRNA ligase: MKITKTYEPNNYEPEIYALWEASDAFSSTGVGEPYSIVMPPPNANGNLHIGHGLMAAVEDILVRYYRMKGRDAIYLAGADHAGFETWVVYERVLNEQGKSRFDFSRDELYDQVWDFVAKQRGGMELQLRALGVGADWINSTFTLDEKVINRVYKTFKKLWDDGLIYRGERIVNYSTKYQTSYADIEVDYKEEKGKLWTIAYPVIGKFGEPEQFMLVSTTRPETMLGDTALAVNPEDERYQKLIGKMVKIPLIGREIPIIADEYADPAFGTGVVKITPFHDPNDFEVGQRNNLSKIQVIGFDGKMTTEAGADFEGLTVMEARKKILSKLKEQGALMKEEDLTHVVGYDYKSGEPIQPLVKEQWFISTKPLAEAALIALNNNEIRFVPDNKKNVLSNYLENIRDWNVSRQIPWGIPIPMFQNKDDASDWIFDTRVHLTEIEKDGKTYIRDEDTLDTWFSSGQWPFITTDYLDGGDLAKFYPNSVMETGHDLIFPWVSRMIMLGIYCTQSVPFKEVYLHGMVLDEKGQKMSKSKGNVINPMDVIAEFGSDAFRLGIIASRSAGQNQAFAKNKVIAGRNFCNKLWNVSRFITEKVGEMPSSRQPEALSNADHWVVRELSQAVKTLDDHIANYRFSEAGELVYHTIWTSVADWYVEASKAQHNPELLRWVLETCLKLAHPFAPFVTETIWQTLPWTNGVLAKETLAPISIEFDEIQAIGFERIQELVSEVRAVIAELPNKKRYPLLFANDGLIAENAETIRALTRVPAVEETDTPRGFSLAASGLGAWLDVPQEVLAEYREDLIKQKNQIESEILSLSQRLSNENYIAKAPEHLVEETRLTLSDKKAKLEKIEKGIENL; encoded by the coding sequence ATGAAAATTACTAAAACTTACGAGCCAAATAATTACGAACCCGAGATTTACGCGCTTTGGGAAGCCTCTGATGCGTTTTCTTCAACAGGGGTGGGCGAGCCATATTCGATCGTGATGCCACCACCAAATGCCAACGGGAATCTTCATATCGGCCACGGATTGATGGCTGCGGTTGAGGATATTTTGGTGCGGTATTACAGGATGAAAGGGCGCGATGCGATTTATCTTGCTGGCGCCGACCATGCGGGCTTTGAGACTTGGGTTGTTTATGAGCGCGTTTTGAATGAGCAGGGCAAGAGCCGGTTCGACTTTTCTAGAGATGAACTCTATGATCAGGTTTGGGATTTTGTTGCTAAACAGCGGGGTGGAATGGAACTTCAACTCCGTGCGCTTGGCGTAGGTGCGGATTGGATAAATTCAACATTTACTTTGGATGAAAAAGTCATCAATCGCGTCTACAAAACTTTCAAGAAATTATGGGACGACGGCCTTATTTACAGAGGCGAGCGAATTGTTAATTACTCTACCAAATATCAGACTTCTTATGCCGATATTGAAGTTGATTACAAGGAAGAAAAGGGCAAACTTTGGACAATTGCTTATCCAGTGATTGGTAAATTTGGCGAGCCAGAACAGTTTATGCTCGTTTCAACAACTCGCCCAGAAACAATGCTCGGCGACACGGCACTGGCGGTCAATCCAGAGGACGAGCGCTATCAAAAATTGATCGGTAAAATGGTCAAAATTCCGCTTATTGGACGAGAAATTCCAATAATCGCGGACGAATACGCCGACCCAGCTTTTGGTACGGGTGTGGTTAAGATTACACCTTTCCACGACCCAAATGACTTTGAAGTTGGTCAGCGCAATAATCTATCTAAGATTCAGGTTATCGGCTTTGATGGCAAAATGACAACTGAGGCCGGTGCTGATTTCGAGGGCTTGACCGTTATGGAAGCGCGCAAGAAAATTCTTTCCAAGTTGAAAGAGCAGGGCGCTTTGATGAAAGAAGAAGATTTAACCCACGTGGTTGGCTATGACTACAAATCTGGCGAGCCAATTCAGCCGCTCGTCAAAGAACAGTGGTTTATTTCGACCAAACCTTTGGCAGAAGCAGCACTTATCGCTCTCAACAATAACGAGATTCGTTTCGTGCCAGACAATAAAAAGAATGTTTTGTCAAATTATCTTGAAAATATCCGCGACTGGAACGTTTCACGCCAAATTCCTTGGGGTATTCCAATTCCGATGTTCCAGAATAAGGACGACGCCAGCGACTGGATATTCGATACGCGAGTTCATTTGACAGAAATTGAAAAAGATGGTAAAACATACATTCGTGACGAGGATACGCTTGACACTTGGTTTTCATCTGGCCAATGGCCATTTATCACAACGGATTATCTCGATGGTGGCGACCTCGCTAAATTCTACCCAAACAGCGTGATGGAAACAGGCCACGACTTGATTTTCCCTTGGGTCAGCCGCATGATCATGCTTGGAATTTACTGTACGCAATCTGTTCCGTTCAAAGAAGTTTATCTACACGGAATGGTTTTGGATGAAAAGGGACAGAAAATGTCCAAATCCAAAGGCAATGTTATCAACCCGATGGATGTGATCGCAGAATTTGGTTCCGACGCGTTTCGTCTTGGAATTATCGCCAGTCGCTCGGCAGGGCAGAATCAAGCCTTTGCTAAAAACAAGGTCATCGCAGGTAGAAATTTCTGTAACAAATTGTGGAATGTTTCACGATTCATCACAGAAAAGGTCGGCGAGATGCCTTCCAGTCGTCAGCCTGAAGCGTTATCCAATGCTGACCACTGGGTGGTGCGAGAACTCTCTCAAGCAGTCAAAACTCTCGACGATCATATCGCCAATTATCGCTTCTCCGAGGCGGGCGAGTTGGTCTATCATACCATTTGGACTTCTGTTGCCGACTGGTATGTTGAGGCCTCCAAGGCTCAGCATAACCCCGAACTTCTTCGATGGGTGCTTGAAACTTGTCTCAAACTCGCTCACCCATTTGCGCCATTCGTGACAGAAACAATCTGGCAGACACTTCCTTGGACCAATGGAGTTTTGGCCAAAGAAACTCTCGCGCCGATCTCCATTGAGTTTGACGAGATCCAAGCGATTGGCTTTGAGCGAATCCAAGAACTTGTCAGCGAAGTCCGCGCAGTAATCGCAGAGTTGCCTAATAAAAAACGCTATCCGCTTCTCTTTGCTAATGACGGGCTTATCGCGGAAAATGCCGAGACTATTCGTGCGCTTACTCGCGTACCTGCGGTGGAGGAGACGGATACCCCTCGTGGATTTAGCCTTGCGGCTAGTGGCTTGGGCGCGTGGCTCGATGTCCCGCAAGAGGTTTTGGCGGAGTATCGAGAAGATCTAATCAAGCAAAAAAACCAAATCGAGAGCGAAATCCTTAGCCTTTCTCAGCGCCTTTCGAACGAAAATTACATCGCCAAAGCGCCCGAGCATCTGGTTGAAGAAACCCGCCTCACGCTTTCGGACAAAAAAGCCAAGTTAGAAAAGATCGAGAAGGGTATTGAAAATTTGTAG